Proteins from a genomic interval of Streptomyces sp. NBC_01445:
- the pknB gene encoding Stk1 family PASTA domain-containing Ser/Thr kinase, producing MEEPRRLGGRYELGQVLGRGGMAEVYLAHDTRLGRTVAVKTLRADLARDPSFQARFRREAQSAASLNHPAIVAVYDTGEDYIDGTSIPYIVMEYVDGSTLRELLHSGRKLLPERAMEMTIGILQALEYSHRAGIVHRDIKPANVMLTRTGQVKVMDFGIARAMGDSGMTMTQTSAVIGTAQYLSPEQAKGEQVDARSDLYSTGCLLYELLTVRPPFVGDSPVAVAYQHVREEPQPPSVFDSEITPEMDAIVLKALTKDPDYRYQSADEMRADIEACLDGQPVAATAAMGAVGYGGHPDDQQTAMLHPQNGGGQTSMLPPVSPDDGGYGYDERPDRRRQNQGKSRTSTILLVLAGILVLVGAILIGKWFTSGSGSDAPFAAPKFVGKTVPDARLAANNTHLKLDASKKEPCDKFPKGQICTQSPAAGADVKKGDTITVTVSTGAPKVAVPNVIDDNVDDATAKLESDDYQFVVKTEPKESSAKAGTVLDQDPVFGKEVQKGSTITLTVAKKKTVSTVPDVSNKTCDEAKAQLEANNLKGTCTEEENATAEAGKVFSQSLVAGSTAEPGSTVTLKVAKAAQQITVPGDIAGKKLKDVQKQLTDLGLVPALSPGSSNDPNATVVTSQPGPNSPVNKGDTVTLLTTPPGQNGGGDNGGGIFGGVTGRQ from the coding sequence ATGGAAGAGCCGCGTCGCCTCGGCGGCCGGTACGAGCTGGGCCAGGTGCTCGGCCGTGGTGGCATGGCGGAGGTCTATCTCGCCCATGACACCCGGCTCGGTCGCACCGTGGCGGTGAAGACGCTACGCGCGGATCTCGCGCGCGACCCGTCGTTCCAGGCCCGGTTCCGCCGGGAGGCCCAGTCGGCCGCCTCGCTCAACCATCCCGCGATCGTCGCCGTGTACGACACCGGTGAGGACTACATCGACGGGACCTCCATCCCGTACATCGTGATGGAGTACGTCGACGGGTCCACGCTGCGTGAGCTGCTGCACTCCGGGCGCAAGCTGCTGCCCGAGCGTGCCATGGAGATGACGATCGGCATCCTCCAGGCGCTCGAGTACTCGCACCGCGCGGGAATCGTCCACCGTGACATCAAGCCGGCCAACGTCATGCTGACGAGGACCGGCCAGGTCAAGGTGATGGACTTCGGCATCGCCCGCGCCATGGGCGACTCCGGCATGACGATGACGCAGACGTCGGCCGTGATCGGCACCGCCCAGTACCTCTCCCCGGAGCAGGCCAAGGGCGAGCAGGTCGACGCGCGGTCCGACCTTTATTCGACGGGCTGTCTCCTCTACGAGCTGCTGACCGTGCGGCCGCCGTTCGTGGGCGACTCCCCGGTCGCGGTCGCGTACCAGCACGTGCGCGAGGAGCCGCAGCCGCCGAGCGTCTTCGACTCCGAGATCACCCCCGAGATGGACGCGATCGTCCTCAAGGCCCTCACCAAGGACCCGGACTACCGCTACCAGTCGGCGGACGAGATGCGCGCCGACATCGAAGCGTGCCTCGACGGGCAGCCGGTCGCGGCGACCGCGGCGATGGGCGCGGTCGGCTACGGCGGCCACCCGGACGACCAGCAGACGGCGATGCTGCACCCGCAGAACGGCGGCGGCCAGACGTCGATGCTGCCTCCGGTCAGCCCGGACGACGGCGGCTACGGCTACGACGAGCGCCCCGACCGGCGCCGTCAGAACCAGGGCAAGAGCCGTACGTCGACGATCCTGCTCGTCCTCGCGGGCATCCTCGTCCTGGTCGGCGCGATCCTGATCGGCAAGTGGTTCACCAGCGGGAGCGGGAGCGACGCACCGTTCGCGGCGCCCAAGTTCGTCGGCAAGACGGTCCCCGATGCCAGGCTCGCCGCCAACAACACGCACCTCAAGCTCGACGCCTCGAAGAAGGAGCCCTGCGACAAGTTCCCCAAGGGCCAGATCTGCACGCAGAGCCCGGCCGCGGGGGCCGACGTCAAGAAGGGCGACACCATCACGGTGACGGTGTCGACCGGGGCGCCGAAGGTCGCGGTGCCGAACGTCATCGACGACAACGTCGACGACGCGACGGCGAAGCTCGAGAGCGACGACTACCAGTTCGTGGTCAAGACCGAGCCGAAGGAGTCCAGCGCCAAAGCGGGCACGGTCCTCGACCAGGACCCGGTCTTCGGCAAGGAAGTGCAGAAGGGGAGCACCATCACCCTGACCGTCGCCAAGAAAAAGACAGTCTCCACCGTCCCGGACGTCTCCAACAAGACGTGCGACGAGGCGAAGGCACAGCTCGAGGCCAACAACCTCAAGGGCACCTGCACCGAGGAGGAGAACGCGACGGCCGAGGCCGGCAAGGTGTTCTCGCAGAGCCTCGTGGCGGGCTCCACGGCCGAGCCCGGCTCCACGGTCACCCTGAAGGTCGCCAAGGCGGCCCAGCAGATCACGGTGCCCGGTGACATCGCCGGCAAGAAGCTGAAGGACGTACAGAAGCAGCTGACGGACCTCGGTCTCGTCCCGGCTCTGTCGCCCGGCTCGTCCAACGACCCGAACGCCACGGTCGTGACCAGCCAGCCCGGCCCCAACTCGCCGGTGAACAAGGGCGACACGGTCACCCTGCTCACCACCCCGCCCGGCCAGAACGGCGGCGGGGACAACGGCGGCGGGATCTTCGGAGGCGTCACCGGCCGCCAGTAG
- a CDS encoding class E sortase, which yields MTALRPEREGASYEQEPYEAAGAFEAAVQRLHDPLNDPLPGQHPSPWFRAADEPQEPQPYPQPQPDAQQPLQAQPSPQPEQEWYDPQGYVQDWYGGEQQAPQAPHPAQVQQAQQPAYVPPVREYEARPPRPVPDDETVALRTADTRGVAEPDTGAYTDADASTGAETGTESDSGAPERVDAPVVTGGRAARRKAAKHGGRRSAAPAQTPEPASPPRSRLEARRAARASKPSTGEVASRAIGETFITIGVLMLLFVTYQLWWSNIRAHQQAGSAAHHLQDDWANGKREPDKFAPGQGFAIMHIPKLDVVVPIAEGISKTKVLDRGMVGHYGKDSIETAMPSAKTGNFAVAGHRNTHGEPFRYINRLQPGDPIVVETQDTYYVYKMTSILPQTPPSNTTVINPIPQGSGFTAPGRYITLTTCTPEFTSTYRMIVWGKMVEERPRSKGKPDALVQ from the coding sequence GTGACCGCCCTGCGCCCCGAGCGCGAGGGAGCCTCGTACGAGCAGGAACCGTACGAGGCTGCCGGTGCGTTCGAGGCGGCCGTTCAGCGGCTCCACGACCCGCTGAACGATCCACTGCCCGGGCAGCACCCCTCGCCTTGGTTCCGCGCCGCGGACGAGCCTCAGGAGCCCCAGCCGTACCCGCAGCCGCAGCCGGACGCTCAACAGCCGCTCCAGGCCCAGCCGTCGCCTCAGCCGGAGCAGGAGTGGTACGACCCTCAGGGCTACGTACAGGACTGGTACGGCGGCGAGCAGCAGGCTCCGCAGGCACCACATCCGGCGCAGGTACAGCAGGCGCAGCAGCCCGCGTACGTGCCGCCCGTCCGCGAGTACGAGGCGAGACCGCCGCGGCCGGTCCCGGACGACGAGACCGTGGCCCTGCGCACCGCGGACACCCGGGGAGTGGCCGAGCCCGATACGGGCGCATACACAGACGCAGACGCCTCCACGGGCGCAGAGACCGGCACCGAGTCCGACTCCGGCGCCCCTGAGCGCGTCGACGCGCCCGTGGTGACCGGTGGCCGGGCCGCGCGCAGGAAGGCCGCCAAGCACGGCGGCAGGCGCTCGGCGGCGCCCGCACAGACCCCGGAGCCCGCCTCCCCGCCCCGCAGCCGTCTGGAGGCGCGCAGGGCCGCGAGGGCGAGCAAACCGAGTACGGGCGAGGTCGCCAGCCGGGCGATCGGCGAAACGTTCATCACCATCGGCGTGCTGATGCTGCTCTTCGTCACGTACCAGCTGTGGTGGTCGAACATCCGGGCCCACCAGCAGGCGGGCAGCGCGGCGCACCACCTCCAGGACGACTGGGCGAACGGCAAACGCGAGCCGGACAAGTTCGCGCCCGGCCAGGGCTTCGCGATCATGCACATCCCGAAGCTGGACGTCGTCGTGCCGATCGCCGAGGGCATCAGCAAGACGAAGGTCCTGGACCGCGGCATGGTGGGCCACTACGGCAAGGACAGCATCGAGACGGCGATGCCGAGCGCCAAGACCGGCAACTTCGCGGTCGCCGGGCACCGCAATACCCACGGCGAACCGTTCCGCTACATCAACCGGCTCCAGCCGGGCGATCCGATCGTCGTCGAGACGCAGGACACGTACTACGTGTACAAGATGACGAGCATTCTTCCGCAGACCCCGCCGAGCAACACGACAGTCATCAATCCGATCCCGCAGGGCTCCGGGTTCACAGCTCCGGGCCGGTACATCACGCTGACCACGTGCACGCCGGAATTCACCAGTACGTATCGAATGATCGTCTGGGGCAAGATGGTCGAGGAACGGCCGCGCAGCAAGGGGAAGCCGGACGCGCTGGTGCAGTAG
- a CDS encoding aminodeoxychorismate/anthranilate synthase component II — translation MGASSRILVVDNYDSFVFNLVQYLYQLGAECEVLRNDEVGTRHAQDGFDGVLLSPGPGAPEQAGVCVEMVRHCAQTGVPVFGVCLGMQSMQVAYGGVVDRAPELLHGKTSLVRHEGRGVFAGLPNPFTATRYHSLAAEPDTVPDELEVTARTDDGIIMGLRHRELPVEGVQFHPESVLTEHGHLMLANWLTVCGDKTAVARSAGLAPVVGRASA, via the coding sequence GTGGGCGCGAGCAGCCGCATTCTCGTGGTCGACAACTACGACAGCTTCGTCTTCAACCTCGTCCAGTACCTGTACCAGCTGGGCGCCGAGTGCGAAGTGCTGCGCAACGACGAGGTCGGGACCCGGCACGCGCAGGACGGCTTCGACGGCGTACTGCTGTCCCCGGGCCCCGGCGCTCCCGAACAGGCCGGTGTCTGTGTCGAGATGGTGCGCCACTGCGCTCAGACCGGCGTGCCCGTCTTCGGCGTCTGCCTCGGCATGCAGTCCATGCAGGTCGCGTACGGCGGTGTCGTGGACCGGGCGCCGGAACTGCTGCACGGCAAGACGTCCCTGGTGCGGCACGAGGGAAGGGGCGTCTTCGCGGGACTGCCGAACCCGTTCACGGCGACCCGCTACCACTCGCTCGCCGCTGAACCGGACACCGTCCCCGACGAGCTCGAGGTCACCGCGCGCACCGACGACGGCATCATCATGGGCCTGCGCCACCGCGAACTGCCCGTCGAGGGCGTGCAGTTCCACCCCGAGTCCGTCCTCACGGAACACGGTCACCTGATGCTGGCCAACTGGCTGACCGTCTGCGGCGACAAGACCGCGGTGGCACGATCGGCCGGGCTCGCCCCGGTCGTGGGCAGGGCCTCGGCGTGA
- a CDS encoding class E sortase: MAATTDHDERAGEAPPAPRRGRGRIAGAVSLFGELLITAGLVLGLFVAYSLWWTNVVADRAAHKQGDKVRDQWADHGPGALDTKNGIGFLHVPSMRNGEVLVEKGTSSKILNDGVAGYYTDPVKSALPKDAKGNFTLAAHRDGHGAKFHNIDKIKKGDPIVFESKDKWYVYKVYDILPETSKYNVKVLGAVPKESGVKKPGRYITLTTCTPVYTSTYRYVVWGELERIDKVDSDRTPPAELR, translated from the coding sequence GTGGCAGCGACGACCGACCACGACGAGCGGGCCGGCGAGGCGCCGCCCGCGCCACGACGCGGCCGTGGCCGCATCGCCGGCGCCGTCAGTCTCTTCGGTGAGCTCCTCATCACGGCGGGCCTGGTCCTCGGCCTGTTCGTCGCCTACTCGTTGTGGTGGACGAACGTGGTCGCGGACCGCGCCGCGCACAAGCAGGGAGACAAGGTGCGCGACCAGTGGGCCGACCACGGCCCCGGCGCGCTCGACACCAAGAACGGCATCGGCTTCCTGCACGTGCCGTCGATGAGGAACGGTGAGGTGCTCGTCGAGAAAGGCACCTCGTCGAAGATCCTCAACGACGGTGTCGCCGGCTACTACACCGACCCGGTCAAGTCGGCGCTGCCGAAGGATGCGAAGGGCAACTTCACGCTCGCCGCGCACCGGGACGGGCACGGCGCGAAGTTCCACAACATCGACAAGATCAAAAAGGGCGACCCGATCGTCTTCGAGTCGAAGGACAAGTGGTACGTCTACAAGGTGTACGACATCCTCCCCGAGACGTCGAAGTACAACGTGAAGGTCCTGGGCGCCGTCCCCAAGGAGTCGGGCGTGAAGAAGCCCGGCCGCTACATCACGCTGACGACGTGCACGCCCGTCTACACATCCACGTACCGCTACGTGGTGTGGGGCGAGCTGGAGCGGATCGACAAGGTCGACAGCGATCGGACGCCGCCGGCGGAGCTGCGCTGA